The following are from one region of the Pseudomonadota bacterium genome:
- a CDS encoding F0F1 ATP synthase subunit epsilon (produces ATP from ADP in the presence of a proton gradient across the membrane; the epsilon subunit is part of the catalytic core of the ATP synthase complex) has product MAQPAAAALQLRIETPTALVFDGRVRSLTAEDASGRFGLRPRATPLVAALVPSVLTYRAEDGAERLVAAGSGALRSDGARVVVTLRHAMVCESLEEVQLRLEQAAARTAEGEAAMRQTFRTLYRGLLQALGDEWRTM; this is encoded by the coding sequence ATGGCCCAACCCGCCGCGGCCGCGCTGCAATTACGCATTGAAACGCCGACCGCGCTTGTCTTCGACGGACGTGTCCGCTCGCTGACTGCGGAGGACGCGAGTGGGCGGTTTGGGCTCAGGCCGCGCGCCACGCCCTTGGTGGCCGCGCTCGTGCCGAGTGTTCTGACCTACCGCGCAGAGGACGGCGCGGAGCGTTTGGTGGCCGCGGGCTCGGGCGCGTTGCGCTCGGATGGGGCTCGGGTGGTTGTTACGCTCCGCCACGCCATGGTCTGTGAGTCGCTGGAAGAGGTGCAGCTGCGCCTCGAACAGGCTGCTGCAAGGACGGCCGAGGGCGAAGCGGCCATGCGCCAGACCTTTCGCACGCTGTACCGGGGGCTCCTGCAAGCGTTGGGAGACGAGTGGAGGACGATGTGA
- the atpD gene encoding F0F1 ATP synthase subunit beta — MQGRGSVVRLAGPVAEIRFAPPLPPVRAVVVAEDGARQVPFEVQGHRGQDTAICVALAATSGLSRGALVQSTQRPLEVTVGADALGRVVDVLGRPIDGGPPLRGPKWSVHRPPPTVHERLGARGVFHTGIKLLDFLTPLPRGGRTGMFGGAGVGKTVVIMELIHNVVRDLGGMCVFAGVGERSREGNELWRDLERAGVLAQSVLVFGQMNEAPGARFRTALTAITLAEYFRDVDKRDVILFVDNVFRFVQAGAEVSALLGRLPSRVGYQPTLASEIAELEERIATTASGAISSVQAVYVPADDITDPAVAATFTHLDAHIVLSRQMAAKGLYPAVDPLASSSELLTPTVVGERHYQLAMQARQILARARELEDIVAMLGIDELSGEDRTAVSRARRLERYLTQPFFVSEAFTGRSGVSVALERTLDDVQDIVAGRHDGTDEAELYMVGALPRK; from the coding sequence ATGCAGGGCCGTGGAAGCGTCGTTCGGCTCGCCGGGCCAGTAGCGGAGATCCGGTTTGCCCCGCCCCTGCCGCCTGTCCGGGCTGTCGTGGTAGCCGAGGATGGCGCGCGGCAGGTGCCGTTCGAGGTGCAGGGGCACCGAGGGCAAGACACCGCGATCTGCGTGGCGCTCGCGGCCACCTCGGGGCTATCCCGGGGCGCACTCGTGCAGAGCACGCAGCGGCCGCTCGAGGTTACGGTCGGCGCGGACGCGCTGGGACGCGTCGTCGACGTGCTGGGACGCCCGATCGACGGGGGGCCGCCGCTTCGCGGACCCAAGTGGAGTGTGCATCGACCGCCGCCCACCGTGCACGAACGGTTGGGCGCGCGCGGGGTGTTTCACACCGGCATCAAGTTGCTCGACTTCCTGACACCGCTGCCCCGCGGCGGGCGCACGGGCATGTTCGGCGGCGCCGGCGTTGGCAAGACGGTTGTCATCATGGAGCTGATCCACAACGTCGTGCGCGACCTGGGTGGCATGTGTGTGTTCGCCGGCGTGGGGGAGCGCTCGCGTGAGGGCAACGAGCTGTGGCGCGACCTCGAGCGCGCGGGGGTGCTGGCTCAGTCCGTCCTGGTCTTCGGGCAAATGAACGAAGCTCCGGGTGCGCGCTTCCGCACCGCGCTGACTGCGATCACCTTGGCGGAGTACTTTCGCGACGTCGACAAACGCGATGTCATTCTCTTTGTCGACAACGTGTTTCGTTTCGTGCAAGCCGGTGCCGAGGTCTCTGCGCTCTTGGGCCGGCTGCCATCGCGCGTCGGCTATCAACCTACACTGGCGAGCGAAATCGCGGAGCTCGAGGAGCGCATCGCGACCACCGCTTCGGGCGCGATCTCTTCGGTACAGGCGGTCTACGTGCCCGCGGATGACATCACCGACCCGGCGGTGGCGGCGACCTTCACGCACCTGGATGCGCACATCGTGCTGTCGCGCCAGATGGCTGCCAAGGGCCTGTACCCCGCGGTCGATCCTCTGGCATCGAGCTCCGAGTTGCTGACGCCGACGGTGGTGGGGGAGCGCCACTACCAGCTGGCGATGCAGGCGCGCCAGATCCTGGCGCGAGCACGCGAGCTCGAGGACATCGTGGCCATGCTGGGAATCGACGAGCTGAGCGGCGAAGACCGCACCGCCGTGTCGCGGGCGCGCCGCTTGGAGCGTTACCTCACGCAGCCGTTCTTTGTGAGCGAGGCCTTTACAGGGCGCTCCGGTGTGTCGGTGGCGCTCGAGCGAACGCTCGACGATGTGCAGGACATCGTAGCGGGCCGTCACGACGGGACGGATGAAGCGGAGCTTTACATGGTCGGAGCGTTGCCGAGGAAATGA